A single genomic interval of Helianthus annuus cultivar XRQ/B chromosome 13, HanXRQr2.0-SUNRISE, whole genome shotgun sequence harbors:
- the LOC110901695 gene encoding microtubule-associated protein RP/EB family member 1-like translates to MEEEIENERLLRKRRRQEADDDAPYVPSPEHVTESQSTPKVRRKAGGRKKATPKIRVSKKPQRIVQKKQPEKDSQKPPTPPHETAPPQSPIHQSPQKQPTPPQQSSPPRLPTPPNQPSPTPQSTPPLPQPFVTSQDIFGTPPLTQVQPGSSSRENKRLAAENKKIADREKLLAVRVQKLESENKELAKKVDADQTEIDILKVRVSELEEEKNRRDDQNEYFKLKNKELVAAKALSDHEVYMLNRVVESMLGTSVNQRFEELKVEDLRAERQAELERQMKDKGKGVEGSSSVPEMALVPSMVTENPEPISAVSGLFEEETPMHELIGDDDEEDDEDDDDDDEFVYSASSHSSKGDDHDDAAGGSGVSVTEAATEKVVDDLMNDTVNEESGEASGKGESGKTQIVEHSEQLFLRLDVYREMLKDVNPEISFDFEEDLESFDINKQQDYKYDYVEEADQYDRVEVEECSDSEDVAEDTSKFPTLMEFFAAENREELRQKVTEVVNENVFENLKKDAEKESQSNVEKEDRSKWFKDSHERKFKRPLKYFQCGRIVSQEASEVEASSS, encoded by the exons ATGGAGGAagagattgaaaatgaaaggttaCTCAGAAAAAGGAGGAGGCAAGAAGCGGATGATGATGCTCCTTATGTTCCTTCGCCAGAGCATGTCACAGAATCTCAATCAACTCCAAAAGTTAGAAGAAAAGCTGGTGGTCGTAAGAAAGCAACACCAAAGATCCGAGTTTCGAAGAAACCTCAGAGAATTGTACAAAAGAAGCAACCTGAAAAAGATAGTCAAAAACCTCCAACACCTCCACATGAAACAGCACCACCACAATCACCTATACACCAATCCCCACAAAAACAACCTACTCCTCCACAACAATCATCACCACCCAGACTTCCCACACCTCCAAATCAACCATCACCTACTCCTCAGTCAACACCACCATTACCACAACCATTTGTCACTTCACAAGATATCTTCGGcacacctccactcacccaagtACAACCTGGTTCTTCTAGTAGAG AAAACAAAAGGTTGGCAGCTGAGAACAAGAAGATAGCTGATAGAGAAAAACTTCTTGCAGTTCGTGTGCAGAAGTTAGAGAGTGAAAATAAAGAATTGGCAAAGAAAGTTGATGCTGATCAGACTGAAATCGATATTCTAAAAGTTCGCGTATCTGAGCTTGAAGAAGAGAAGAATCGACGTGATGATCAGAACGAATATTTCAAGCTTAAGAACAAAGAGCTTGTAGCAGCTAAAGCGTTAAGTGATCATGAAGTCTATATGCTGAATAGAGTGGTCGAAAGTATGCTTGGAACGTCAGTCAATCAGAGGTTTGAAGAGTTGAAAGTAGAAGACCTTCGTGCTGAACGTCAAGCTGAACTTGAAAGGcagatgaaagataagggtaaaggAGTTGAAGGAAGTTCATCTGTGCCTGAAATGGCTCTAGTACCTTCAATGGTTACAGAGAATCCTGAGCCTATCTCTGCAGTCTCTGGTTTATTCGAAGAAGAGACTCCGATGCATGAATTGATTGGTGACGacgatgaagaggatgatgaagatgatgatgatgatgatgagtttgtATACTCTGCAAGCAGTCATAGTTCTAAAGGTGACGATCATGATGACGCTGCAGGGGGTTCTGGTGTTAGCGTTACAGAAGCTGCTACTGAAAAGGTcgttgatgatttgatgaacgACACAGtgaatgaagaaagtggtgaagctTCGGGAAAGGGGGAGTCAGGTAAGACGCAAATAGTAGAACATTCTGAACAACTGTTTTTGCGTTTAGATGTGTATAGGGAGATGCTAAAAGATGTAAATCCTGAGATTTCCTTCGACTTTGAAGAGGATTTGGAATCGTTTGATATAAATAAACAGCAAGATTACAAGTATGATTATGTTGAAGAGGCTGATCAATATGATCGAGTTGAAGTAGAGGAGTGTTCTGATAGTGAAGATGTCGCTGAAGATACGTCAAAGTTTCCAACGTTGATGGAATTCTTCGCAGCAGAAAATAGGGAAGAGTTGCGACAGAAAGTCACTGAAGTTGTCAATGAAAATGTCTTTGAAAATCTGAAGAAAGATGCTGAGAAAGAAAGTCAATCTAATGTTGAAAAAGAAGATCGTTCGAAGTGGTTCAAAGACAGTCATGAGAGAAAGTTCAAGAGGCCTTTGAAGTATTTCCAATGTGGTAGAATTGTTTCTCAAGAGGCCTCGGAAGTGGAAGCCTCATCGTCCTAG